A genome region from Candidatus Korarchaeota archaeon NZ13-K includes the following:
- a CDS encoding DUF401 family protein, with amino-acid sequence MVDPVLSFAIAVALLVGLLVMKQEVHIAVVVSTLAFGILTLGPSFPESTLRGIFSRSTLSLVTAFSSALFISYILKVNGLFDRITEFAIGIGPRFASLFIPVLIGLIPMPGGALVSAMMMREHYMERQRLDSDFATFVNYWFRHVTIPVWPIFQSIIIASVI; translated from the coding sequence ATGGTGGATCCAGTGCTCAGCTTCGCCATAGCCGTGGCCCTGCTCGTGGGTCTGCTCGTGATGAAACAGGAGGTGCACATAGCGGTCGTCGTCTCAACGCTCGCCTTCGGCATCCTGACCCTCGGTCCCTCCTTCCCGGAGTCCACGCTGAGGGGGATATTCTCGAGGAGCACGCTCTCCCTGGTCACCGCCTTCTCCTCAGCGCTCTTCATATCCTACATACTGAAGGTGAACGGCCTATTCGACAGGATAACCGAGTTCGCCATCGGCATAGGACCAAGGTTCGCCTCCCTCTTCATACCCGTCCTCATAGGGCTCATACCCATGCCAGGGGGTGCGCTGGTCTCGGCGATGATGATGAGGGAGCACTACATGGAGAGGCAGAGGCTGGACAGCGACTTCGCCACCTTCGTGAACTACTGGTTCAGACACGTCACCATACCGGTGTGGCCCATCTTCCAGTCGATAATAATAGCTTCCGTGATAC
- a CDS encoding YkgJ family cysteine cluster protein, protein MGAVISDFVRVERMPAFSCRLCGDCCRNRAIMLYDHDVERLRKAEIHDFYEETSELERYLTGAPYRMRLRDDGSCVFLTDDNRCSVYDLRPDTCRRYPFIVGEDFILVSLSCPGVIWESEGDPEPFREPSRRMARAIARLLR, encoded by the coding sequence TTGGGCGCGGTGATCTCAGACTTCGTGAGGGTCGAAAGGATGCCCGCCTTCTCGTGCAGGCTCTGCGGTGACTGCTGCAGGAACAGGGCGATAATGCTGTACGATCATGACGTTGAGAGACTGAGGAAGGCCGAAATCCATGACTTCTACGAGGAGACGAGCGAGCTGGAGAGGTACCTCACCGGAGCCCCTTACAGGATGAGGCTGAGGGATGACGGATCCTGCGTCTTCCTGACGGACGACAACAGGTGCTCCGTTTACGATCTGAGGCCGGACACCTGCAGGAGGTACCCATTCATAGTCGGGGAGGACTTCATCCTCGTCTCCCTCTCATGCCCCGGTGTGATCTGGGAATCGGAGGGGGATCCGGAGCCCTTCAGGGAGCCCTCCAGGAGGATGGCGAGGGCCATAGCGAGGCTCCTGAGGTGA